Part of the Musa acuminata AAA Group cultivar baxijiao chromosome BXJ3-10, Cavendish_Baxijiao_AAA, whole genome shotgun sequence genome, AATCAATGAAGCAAACGAATCTGTAATATGTATGTTTTGTCACTACTAGGCACTAGAAGAGTCAGATAATGATTAGAGTCCCATTCACATTCAAGCATAAGCACAAATTGCCACTAGATCTACTTCTCATATGAAGGAAACTCCCTTTGTGGACGGTGAGAAgaatgaaatgtttcatatgataTTTTCAACATAGATCAGTGATAAAGTGCAACACAAATCCATGAATGACTTTACAAAACATCAAAACAAGGACTACCTTTAATGGCCTGTTCCTGAGCTAACTAGCAACTGGTGTGATACACAATGTGGCTAGCAACAAAGGATGGATATGTTTATTCCACAAAAAATTGTTTACAGTGTGAATAATGTAGATATATCATGTTGCCTGTCTACCTTCTctgcagaatatatatatatattaagatatATATAAAGAATACAATTGTGTTGCTTCTTTCTCTTACTTTCTAGTATTACTTTCCCTTAACAATGTGAAAGATCAAGCTATGCTCCTAGGGGTTAATAGAAAGTGCaagattaaaatttttgataCACCTAAGAAAAGGGTTAGCTCAGAGTGAATAACAAGTAATCTACACTTATATGTACACCTACATGATTACAGTCCAATTATGAAAATAACATTCCATTAATCACCCTGATCATCTCTAATCTGCATTTCAGAATTCTCTTCGACAGGATCATTAGAAAATGGATTAAAACAACAATTACTTGTTAATTTACAAACATCGAAGACAAAGCTGTTGCAAGCCCTATAATGAACTCACCTGCCGAGCAAATGTCCACTTGATGTGGGCAGCATTCACCGATTGCCTCTGCACATAGGAGTGCACCACTTTTCCGCCCTCGCCGATCAGAATCTCCATCACGGAGTTGGCCCAGTAGCACCTCTCCTCACTACCCCCGATCCCCATGTGCTCCTCCACGAATGAGACCTCTGCTCCCTTCTCAACCACAACCAAGACCCTCGGGCTCGAAACGGGAAGCCGCTCCGACCCGACCTCGCCCCCCTCGGAATAGCATATTTGCACGTGAACCGGCTCATCGACGACCCGAACCCCGGCAGGCACAAAGATCACCGCCATATCGGGGGCGCCAACCCCGTTCAAATCCCAGAACAGGTCCCCATCTCCGAACCCTTGGGCAAGGGCGGTGAGCACCCGATCGAGGGTGGGGCCGGGCGGGAGGGCGGAGACGCTGCCAGCGAAGACGCCGGAGGGGAGGGCGGAAAGGCGGGAGAGGGAGGGGGCGACGTGGCCATCGACGATGGCGAGGACGTGAGGGGAGGGGGAATCGAGGGCAGGATCGAGGGGAAAGGTCGGGGAGGgggcggggaggagaagggagctCCTGAGGAAGGAGAGGTTGGTGAAGCGGAAGGGCTCGTCTTTGGTGGAGGGCCAGCGCTTGGATAGGAGGGACTGAGAGGCGGAATCGCGCAGCTtctgaagagggagaggagaggcgGCGGCATCAGAGGAGGAGAGGGAGTCCTCGAACTTTTCGGCGATCTCAAGGACGAAGGGGTCGGAAAGGGCCGCGCGGGCGGCCGCGGTGCGGTGTGCTCGGGCGGTGGTGGGGAGGGTGAGGGCGGCCGCGCGGCAACGGCGGCGGAGAGGGGGTAGCGTCGTGGGAGTGGGAGGGGCGATCGGGACGGAACACGAGCAGCAGGACATGGTTAGCTGCTTAGCTTAAAGATGAGTAGATTTGGAATTGGGTGCGCACAGTCACGGAGTGGTGGCTGTGGATTTCAATCTGAGATattcaaagaaaaacaaaaacgaAAAAATAACAAAGCTGGTCAAAATAAACATATGCGTCAGTGACAGTTTCATCGTCGGGTTGGGTCCAACGAGTTCCCGGACCGAAAGTTCGACCTTGGGACCCATCTAAAataggattaattatatatttttataattaattatttttaatattttaatttttactctttcaaaaattatattatgattcttatatttacataagtaaaatattaagataactatataggattaaaaatataatttcttaGGAAAAATTATTAGAGTAACACGATTCACTTTGATAAGTAtagaaatcttaatataatttttaaaaatataaatatgaaaatactaaagataactaattataaaaaaattatctataatttttagaaagttgACCTTAAATTCATCCCTTCAAATATGTTGCTGAtgagtccaaaaaaaaaaagaaaaaaaaaagaaaaatcctatTGATGATGTTCCAAAAAGTAGCAACAAGTTTATCAAGTTAAAGAACACAGGCAGTTAGAAAGAAGCTTGCCCATCAATCTCCATTACTACGCTTCCTGTAGCATATCAGATCTCATGAAGGCGCAAAGGAACATGAAAACTTACATAAGCGCATATAAAGTTGAGGCATTTATATTTAAGCACAAGACTTGACGTATCTATATACATTTAAACGAGACTGCACACTGAAGCTTTTGTACTGCTACACTTGAACAGCATTCACATGAATCCATTCCCCCCCGTTCTCAGGTAACCTGAAACCAGTTTAAGGGTAAATATAAAGGTCACCTTGGAATCTACAAATGCAAATGAGCAATTATTCAGTGGCCACAGCCACCCTGGAAGTCCTCAGCTCCACCACCACCACACTAACGTTGTCAAAGCTGCCTCGAGAAATTGCAAGCCTGGCCAACACAGCAGCTGCGTCTCGGGCAGCAGAACCAGCAATTCCACTTGGATAATTGTTGCCTGTTGGACTCGCCATGCATTTTCTTATCACTCTGCATGCCATCTCACTTGATATTACATCCCATAATCCATCGCTTGCCAGAACGAGGAACTCATCTTCCTCCGATCGATCAGTCACCATAAATTCAGGGTCCGAGCTGACATATGGCTTGAGAAGGTAGTCTCCTGCACAGGTTCAGGATTGAAGAAACAGGACTCTGAAGACAAAACTATACAGACTTGATGAATCATAAGATAATAAATGAAGATatgcaagacataaagcaggatTAAGGATGACTTGGAGTTGCAGCAGAAAGCTCGCAACCGAGTTAAGAAGCATTCAAGCTtcaagtggatagctattcatagTTAGAGGAAGCACATCTTTTGTTTAGGAGACATTTTATCATAATCTACTCAATTGGCACTTTCTAAGGTTTTGATATGCAAGTAAATTTAGGTCGATCATCACGATGCACCTTGTTAATGTTGAAACCTAAAGTAGAAAAAACTCGATTTCCCTTTTAGTCCCACAACACCAACTGAGAACTTTTTCACTCTACTCTCGCCTATATAGTAACCAAATCACATAAGTTAAGTTTTTTGAGTTCTGCCTTAATAGTTAAATGcatcaaacaaacaaaaaaaagcagCAAAAAGCATAAACCAATCCTTGTTGAGGAAGTGTAGAAATAAGATGAGGGCAAAAAAATTGTATTTTTACAAGCTTATAAGATGAAGAAGATAAATGATAGGCTCAGCTTGGTTTACTGAAGTTGACTATAACAAAAACAATATCTTGAGTATTTTTAACTTGCCTGCTCATGAGATTCAGAGTTCTGAGTTCTAGAATCTTTTGTGCCCGGTTTCGCTTTGTAGACTCTCCTCACTCAAtatcaaaagaagaagagttttaCCCTGTGTCTTCTTTGTGAAGGAATGACCCCGATCAATTGGAGATCATTTGTCAATTGTCGTCATGTTGAACATTAGATTTTGTATTTCAACATTAACTGATTGGATGAATGTATTTATCCTTGTCATCTATTAAGCATAAATATGCACGTACCAAAGGACCTAGAAGTGGCCAGTACTCCTAAGACACGAGGACAGTCCCAACAAAGGATTCTCCCTCCTAGAGCTTCCACTCTTCCTCGCTCATCTGGCCTGTCAGGCTGTTTAGGAAGAAGCTAACCATTAGTATTGACTTTCTCTTTTTTCTGATAAATTCATTGGTATTGACTCAAGGGCATATGCGCTGAGAACAAACATCAACTATCTAGTTATAGgttaataaatgaaaaaaaaaacttaatgacAGTGCAAAACAGCATACATCATCTTGGTAGATGTTAAATATGCTAAAGGAAACAAAAGATTAACCGAGAAAATTGCATGAATTTCCTCCACCTAGTCATTTCAATCATATGCATAAATTTATACATTGAATTTCAAGATACTTATCCACTAACATAATCTCTAGTGGTATACCACCACAGCATGCTGCCCACCACCAAGCACATGAAACAAGGCATTGGCTACAGCCCCAGGCATCAATATCATGAAAGTATTTGTCCATCATACAGAGTGAATTGAGAAGACAAGTGGTCATACTACTATCTACAGGTGACACATACAAGTGCATATATACATAATACATATTAGTGTGTATAAATGTTTCTTGGCTTGTATCACTATGGAACTTATACAGCCGTCTCTCGGACTTAAGTTGCCTAACTCAGTACTGGCACATATTGTGAATTATACTGGGGATGGCAATCCGAAATGATACCTAGGAAATATTAAGCAACGAATAAGGTGACAAAATCAATCCTTAAGTTCCTTATGGTCAACTATTTTTTCAATAGACTATAGCTAATCTGATCATGCAGCGGAGATAACATAGCTGATCCATTAACGGTGGAAGTGACTAACTAGATAACTGAAGAGAATAGTCGAGTGATTGAAGAAAAGTTACATGATAGCCTAAAGACAAATGATCCAAGTTGGTCGACTAAGAAATTAAAAAACAGTCACTGGATATATCTGATAATATCTGATAATAAACGAACAAATATAATGCAATGACAGTGATAGGCATCAAACCGGTGACTTAAGTTTGAATAATTGACCAAAAACTTCCAAAATTGTAGTAACACAACTTTATACCAAGATGTTTCAAAGCATGTAACGAAGACAACTTCACTTATCTGTATAAACTAGGGAAGTATCAAAGACTTTGTGCATACATAGGCACACAGCATCTGCACATGCCATGTGCTGCATAGCTCAAAATTAACCATGACAGTACAACATGAATGGCCAAAGGCAATCCCAGGATCAATACACTGAAAATTATACATTTTATTCACCTATCACATGCACAGATTCAACCTGAATGAATCTTTTGTGTTGAAATTTATCAAATGATCCTAACAACAAATATGGAAGAACAATCTTAATGTCATACACgacaaataactttatctaatGCCATGTTTCAAACATTCATCAATCAATTAGAGTTCATGCAATAAACTTAATGAAGTTCTTTGTCATACTTTCTTAATTTAGTGTTGAGTTTATCTGCCGTCATGTGAATCATTTTAATACGTTTTCTGTCCATTTCCTCTTTAATTCTAGAATTTAACAGCTCTGCTTCCATGTTCTTGGTGTTTTATGGTCAATTAGATTGCACGCTAGTGCTTTAACTAGATCTTTGTTGAACTTCCTGTTTACTTTATGAGAATTTAATCATCGACTGCCATGTTTTGATTGTTTATTACTCGATTATATAGCAAGCAAACACTTAAACTGATATTTCTTTTTCCTGTAGTTCTTTCTTATTGACATTTCGTCTTACAAAATGAAACAAGTCAACTTACCAGTCTCGGCTCACATCACAGAAGGATGGTGATGTGAAGACTTGTAATACTTTTAGCATcatcttctcttttccttttgagTTTTTTATATGTACAAATAAGGTTAATGGCACTTATGGAGGATGTAACCTACCAGCCAACTGGTCAGGGTTGCATGACAAAATGCTGAGCACTAAAACATATATAGACCTTGTCCTAAAACATATATGTTTGATTAATGAATTAGCCTTTTTTTCCTTACAAGTATGATAACTTTATGCTATATAGAGTGGGATCTCTAAGTCCTAGCtgctcatcccctttctcttccatGAATTTGCATCTGCAGTCTGCTATCCCAACAATTCTTAAGAGCCACAATCTACCCCTTTACAGGACTATAGGAACAAGCACTTGATCGAATCATGTCATGCAAGGGCATTTCAGGAATAACAATAACTTATCCTAAGAATAACAATAACTTACCCTCAGAATTCTTTATAGCAACATAAAACTTAAGAAGCTTACCACAATAtatgtttgcaggtttgagtcaGACCCAACAGACTGATCTACTTGAGAAAATGAGGAGCATTTTGGGAATCAACATGCAGAAGCATAAAACAACACATGAAGAAGTTTGCCTACTATTCTGCATTAGAGGACTAAGAACACACTACACAATATTAAAGTTATATAGTATATCAGAATCACATGTAATAAAGCATATACTCACAATTTTAAGAGAATAAAAATAATAGGGAAGCCTAAAATAAGTTTCCTTTTTTCCTCTCCTAGAGAAAGAAAGGAATAGGAAGGAAGAAGTAGACCTTGTGATCGATGGAGAGGGGCACGGCCACTCCGCCACGTGAGAGCACAGCCCTGGAGTCACCGCAGTTGGCCACTATTATCCACTTCtccgccaccaccgccaccaccgctGTCGACCCCACCATCCCCTGTCGCAGCTGCCTTGTCTCCCCCATCACCTCCGCATCCACCCGCGCGAACCCCGCTACCAACGCCCGCCTCCACATGtccaccccctccccctcccccgctGCCCTCCGCCGCCCCACCTCTTCTGCGACCGCCACGTGCAGCCTGTCTCGGCACGCCTGCGCTACTGTTACTCCTCCGTGCCCATCGTACACCGCGAAGTATCCGTACCCGCCCGCCGCGAACCCCGTCACCTCGACCACTGCGTCCTCCATGTTCCTCCGCCTTCCCACTAGGGATACAGATCCGTGCGACGGGCAGTGCGCGTCCCGCACGCGCCTCGACGGCACGGGCTCGGCGAGGAGGATCACGAAGCCGTCGGCCGCGCCCTCTGCCTCAGTCTCCCCGCCGCCGTCGTCCTCGGAGGGCTGGCGGACGGGGGGGGCCGCAGGGGAGATGCTGCAGGCGGAACCAGAGCTCTCGCCCTCTTCGCGGATGCGCTTATGGGGGTTAAGGTTCTGGGGACGGGAGCGGCGGTcccggcagcggcggtggtggttgcTTGTGTTGGTGTTGCTGGGGGGAGTCCCCTCCATTTTGGAAACTTATGTGACGTGGGCCTTCCGACTCAGGCTGTGTCCGCAGCTGCGACGTTTGCTGTGCTGCGGCGCATACCATGCCGTTTTATATTGATATGAGAGTCGCCGGCCGTTACGCTCGGGGGGTTTGATGTGCCGAGCGTACGCTGCAGCTGTGTGACGCGTTTATATTATAATGTAACACCTGGAAAGCACAGGGCCAGGAGCCACGCCGGGCCGTCGGATAGCCCGGAATCTACCGGATGCCATCCGCGTGTGCAGGGCCTGCAGTGGGCCGCCAGAGCCCGAGCCCCGCAATATAGATCGCTAGGCAGGAGGGCGTGGACGGTGGGGATCTAAAGAGCCAGACACGTTGCGCCGGTCTCCGGCCATCGGGGACCCTTTTGAGGCTACTCCCTCGGGTCGGCCGGCTCTGAGGGCCACGGGGTTGTTAGGCGAGGGTTGGGGTAGGGAGGGTCGCCCGGAGGGCTTTGGCGCCGTTACACGCGTGGTGGTGGGGAACCGGGGCGGGCGGCGCGTGCACCAATGCGTCCCGTGTCTTTTCGAGGCAGAGGACATGAAGGAGGTTGTTTTGCTGCCGTTATGTACAGCGCGGCTTCTCGTTCAAGTCAAGGGAAGCGTAGCCagtaaagaagagaaaggaagcgaGCCAGAGAGAGAGTTCAGGTGGCATTAACCACTCCGAGAGGACACTGGGAGCGTCGATGCTTTGGCTCAAAATCGCGGTTTAAGATCATCGAGAAAGACTCATCCAAGAAACGCAATGTCATGTACGACGACGTTCGCGTTATCCCAGAGTGAGTAAATCACTTAGCGGAGGGCGGCAACGATGTCCGCTTCATCGACCATGACCATCAAGATGCCCACCTCGTCGCTCAGAATCGCTTCTACCTTCCCAAGGACTCCGGCGACCCTCATCCCCGTGCTATCGAAATCGGAGAAGCCGCTGCAAGTTTCTCGGACGACTAAAGAGCCGGCCCTACGACAGAATCGAGGAGCGGGGCCTGAGGTGAGGCAGAGGAAGGAGAAGACAGTAGGGAGAGAGCACGGGCGGCTGCCGGTCACTGTGGTCATCAGTCATCAGGGGAGaagtaagtatatatatatatatatatatatatatatatatatatatatatatatatatatatatatatatatatatatatatatatatatatatatatatatatatatatatatataaagtctcACCTTATGATAATTTCTTATAGtatatctttttttattaaaaaaattagtttACTTCTGTTTCTATCGTACTCATTATTGTTTTCATCTTACACCGTTGCCCCTCATTGTTGTCTTCATCTTACACCGTTGCCCTACCTGTCCTCTTTTTTGTTTTAATGGATTATCTTTATCTCCACGGATTCTTATCGAGCCCCATTGTCATCTAGTTATCGGTATAAATAGTTATCGATAGAGGAGATTGTGACCGATATCCTCACTTGCAACCCTCATGCGTGAAAGGAAGGGGCATGAGGGTTGCTGCCTCCATAGACTTTGTTAGCCCCTATCAAACCCATCATTCGTGCGTCTCACTATCATTGTTTTTACTCATGACTAATCAACTAGCAACAAAAGCATAGACAGGGTATAAGCAAGAGTGCATAAGCCATCTCTTTGCTCATCGTTATCTTGACAAGAGTGAGGACAACAAAGATGACTAGCTACGACATTAGGCAGAGGCAATGGGTAACATGTATAATATcgtcatttaaaaaatattttataatttatttttaaaaaaatattatttggaaATTTCTCAAAGCTTAAAGCTTTTTATAAAGCTGTGGTGTATAAAAACCATAAATAGAAATCGATCAAAAGAACTAAAAAAATGTGTTCTTTATTAGTTCTATCCATGAGAGAGGGGagtatatgaaaaaaatataatcgaTTCTTTCGTTTACTTAAGCCGTTAGCCATCCATTGGGAGCTATgagtttaatattatattttaattatgtatttcaagaataaatatattttatttatgatatttatagGAGAAATAAAAAAAGCACGATCTCAATGAATTATTTCTAAACAAATTAAAAATTCATAGGTAAGAACCATAGGGTTTCGTGACATATTGGTAAATCCATTTTTATTCTCTATTAATCAATACTGggaccattatatatatatatatatatatatatatatatatatatatatatatatatatatatatatatatatatatatatatatatatatatatatatatatatatatatatatatatatatatatatatatatatatatatatatatatatatatatatatatatatatatatatatatatatatatagttttcccGAGACTAAAAATATTGATTCTTAATTACCTTCCCTCACCAGTTTGACTCAACCTTTTTATTTTATGTACGATAGTTCTAATCAATCTCACATGGACTCCAACTTCTCTCTATTTTGTTTTAATTTACTCAATTGGAGATGTATCGATATTACTCTAATATCACACTGACTATTTTTATATCCGTAGAGATATTTATGCCTAATGACTATTTTTAGTGAAGTCTCCGAtgatctcttatatatatatatatacttctatACCATATGTTATAATACATATGCACACTCTTATATCGCACATCATAATACATTCATGCATTCTCACACCATATATcatagtatatatatacattgcaTGTTGTAATACATACGTGCACTCGTACACCGTACGTTATCGAAAACACATACACTCCCACATCGCACGtcatcatatttacatatatataatatatatatatatatatatatatatgatatatatatatatatatatgatatatatatatatatatatgatatatatatatatatatgatatatatatatatatatcataatatatatatatatatatatatatatttatatttatagaaaatatatatttatatttggctCATAGCTCATAACAATCATATCATTTGAAACATGctttctaaaatatattataaatatgataatttatatgatcactattttatagtgaattaaaaTTATACTTACCTGAATTAATGAAAGATCATATTCAATAGAGTGTGTCAAGAGCGATACACCTATCAAATTAGGAATAGAGTCATGAGATATCTTAATTAAGAATCATATCTCTTgaattattaaattataataatttattaaaaagttCGATAAAATTTCTTTAAAATACTATACTTAACCTAAAAAATTATCTACATTCCATAATCAATTTTCAATAATTCACTATGTAATCAAATGAACTAGTTAGTATTAATCAAACTATCatataattttatgaaaaaaattttacTTCACTATTCTAGCTGACCAaatgatcttgaattatcataaaattttacatAAAACTAGAAGACATACAAAACTAAATATATACTAATTTTAGCTTAAAATAGAATCGACTAAATTACCCTCTTAATTTACTATTAACACTTATTCTTATCTATTGAAACTAGGTtggaatcatttaaacttataaatCTCGTACACAAAGATGTATTCACTCGATTTCAAATCTTATAGAACCTTAAGAGAacctttaaaatatatcaaaaggataAAACCTAATTATTGTTGGAAAACCTAGGGTAGCAATTATATACatagcagaaaaataaaaaaaatcaaaatattaaatttttcgtAGAAAATAGTttctcatcgtcgtgcgaagattagtacgcgaaaaaatataaaattaaaaaactgtgtgtatatgaaagatgtgttacctagggagatcgtatatccctgaaaacctgtagatctatgagagaggatgaaggatgtCAATTGtcatctctagtgatgatccacatgaCAAGCGCTACGAAGACACTTCTTAAATCATTACACAATCCTTCTTTCCATGCACACCACGCGATCAAGAAGGGtcgacccttcttgctgtccatatGCCCTAAACTGGGGTCGttggctaaggaggagagggagaggagagtatAGGAGATGGCAATGAAAAAGGGTCTAGCTTATTTCTTTTggctccctcctatttatataggttcttatcaacttaaccatgaTGGATCCTGTTCTATTGAGTACTGGATCACCATCCAAATACCCGAGCCTCTTAAATTAAtgaatttctatccaataatctctcattagtttttattatatattatcCATAAGATCTAATAGTTCAAAGGCTTACTAGATAACCAATAAGATACGAGCTTCAGCGAATGtcttatatttgaacctctatTTGTCGTAATacttatcatatgtgtgtgaccctctatatccaatatcgagctagccgtaagTCATATATATCAAAACTTCTTCTAacgcagtgaattattatctcttataataattcactcgactcatcgactacagacgtactaggccactacgttgtagtctccaaacgatataggggactcTAATCTATTGAATATGTCTATACtcaattatcatatatttatagtccctcatccatctaatatctcaaagaccgtatatcgggcatagtgTTTTCTGgctcatacgatttctactcaagtctcgctccaatcgaattctcccaaaactttttttctctcaatccgaatgacccttacCAGGGATTTACTTAAGCAAGAAtacatataatatttttcttatgacactgagagtggataatcttctatcgacactcaattatcCTAATAAGATTaactgtcactcccgatgatcgattatgttagatttggaacttccaaatttataagtctggtatcaaagagaggagtatttatacataacatctttggtgtctcaaagtctaaggatcaaatacaccactaggatgatagaATCATTGTCTACTttcataaaaagaagaagagaaatggtCATGAGATATTAGGTTGGTAAAAAGGATGAGGCTAAAATAAGGTATATGtgcttaaaaattatattgaggtgtCAGGTTCACTCCAATTATaccttattttaagtttttttattaatataattataagatttCAATAACTTTCATTGAGTCTAATTTGATttgaaaaagatatattttttttttatcaaaactcaTCATACAATTTATCTCAACAGTTTTTAGTATAACAATCATTTTGATttgtattttgatttttttttttacttcattcaTGTTTGAGTAACTTATTATCCTTAACTTAAGCTCGATCACAATTCACTCATCACATCtagtcatattatatatatatatatatatatatatattatcataacttaatttTATACTCAAATGTGCTAGTACACTTAAGCTTGTTGTatcaaagaattataatatttttgttgtaaAATATATTTAAGGTAAACATCGATTCTTATGCTTGTAGAACATCGAGAATAGCATTTTTGAAAAGCATGTATTTCAACTTTAAAAATCGAGAATATGAGCATatcatttataaaacataaatatcataaatcatatcactcaaaatatataCATCTTATTTATATGAACTTCTTAACCATCTTGATCATAATAAAGCAAACATCGGTACCCTCCTCTGCCCTTGCCAAGTTGCTCACCGACATAGGTATGGGATGAATGTGGACATCATCGTCCATGGCATGCTTGGGTTTCTTTGTTGAGCCTTTCTCCATGATCTTGAATCGATTTCAACTTCCATCTTCATAGGAACAACTAAGAAAAGAAGGCAGTGAGAGCAAGGTGAAGTATGAAAAATATGAAACTCGTATGGATTCTGAATCCTAACACAGAATTAAGTAGTGTTTCCTATTCTGTGTCAAGAATTGCTTATTCTCGGAAGCATAGATTCTTGTGAAAATTGAAATCTAGATGGGCTTTGTAGCCTTGTAAATGAATGTGTATTATCTTTTTGATATCGGATTTttttagttaatcttcttttactTACCTTTTCTCTTTTTGATATTGGCCCTGATGATTGATAATTTGCatcttattttaaatattattttcatta contains:
- the LOC104000837 gene encoding protein ABCI7, chloroplastic, with protein sequence MSCCSCSVPIAPPTPTTLPPLRRRCRAAALTLPTTARAHRTAAARAALSDPFVLEIAEKFEDSLSSSDAAASPLPLQKLRDSASQSLLSKRWPSTKDEPFRFTNLSFLRSSLLLPAPSPTFPLDPALDSPSPHVLAIVDGHVAPSLSRLSALPSGVFAGSVSALPPGPTLDRVLTALAQGFGDGDLFWDLNGVGAPDMAVIFVPAGVRVVDEPVHVQICYSEGGEVGSERLPVSSPRVLVVVEKGAEVSFVEEHMGIGGSEERCYWANSVMEILIGEGGKVVHSYVQRQSVNAAHIKWTFARQETSSVYELIEVSNGGRLSRHNLHIQQLGPDTVTELSAFHVCQNNQTQDLHSTLILDHPRGYSRQLHKCIVSHSSGHAVFDGNIRVNRFAQQTDAGQLTRTLLLAPRATANVKPNLQIIADDVKCSHGAAISDLEEDQLFYFQARGIDLKTAREALVFSFGSEVISRIPFEPIRKSVTSQLKHLLATQ
- the LOC104000982 gene encoding protein phosphatase 2C 51-like; the encoded protein is MEGTPPSNTNTSNHHRRCRDRRSRPQNLNPHKRIREEGESSGSACSISPAAPPVRQPSEDDGGGETEAEGAADGFVILLAEPVPSRRVRDAHCPSHGSVSLVGRRRNMEDAVVEVTGFAAGGYGYFAVYDGHGGVTVAQACRDRLHVAVAEEVGRRRAAGEGEGVDMWRRALVAGFARVDAEVMGETRQLRQGMVGSTAVVAVVAEKWIIVANCGDSRAVLSRGGVAVPLSIDHKPDRPDERGRVEALGGRILCWDCPRVLGVLATSRSFGDYLLKPYVSSDPEFMVTDRSEEDEFLVLASDGLWDVISSEMACRVIRKCMASPTGNNYPSGIAGSAARDAAAVLARLAISRGSFDNVSVVVVELRTSRVAVATE